One part of the Vitis riparia cultivar Riparia Gloire de Montpellier isolate 1030 chromosome 6, EGFV_Vit.rip_1.0, whole genome shotgun sequence genome encodes these proteins:
- the LOC117916411 gene encoding NEDD8-specific protease 1 gives MGKSWADDMILSYNDVVLRRSDLDILSGPRFLNDRLIEFYFSYLTSCYPSPDISLVPPSIAFWIMNCPDTGSLRDFIEPLKLSEKKLVIFPINNNDDVEQAEGGTHWSLLAFEENANVFVHHDSCGGLNEAHARKLYKAVVGFMGNSNSSRAQYLECKDSPQQANCYDCGLYVAATAKAICCWYGSGQPGEGLWFSVVKEQVTSSAVTDLRSEMLGLIRNLQ, from the coding sequence ATGGGAAAATCCTGGGCGGATGATATGATTCTCAGCTACAATGATGTTGTACTTAGGCGATCAGATTTGGACATCCTTAGTGGTCCACGCTTTCTGAATGATCGACTAATCGAGTTCTATTTCAGTTATCTTACCTCATGTTATCCTTCTCCAGACATCTCATTGGTGCCACCTTCGATTGCCTTCTGGATAATGAATTGCCCAGACACTGGATCCCTCAGAGATTTTATAGAACCCCTCAAATTATCTGAGAAGAAACTGGTAATCTTCCCAATCAATAACAATGATGATGTAGAACAGGCAGAAGGTGGGACACATTGGAGTTTGCTTGCATTTGAGGAAAATGCAAATGTATTTGTGCATCATGATAGCTGTGGAGGGCTGAACGAGGCCCATGCCAGAAAGCTTTACAAGGCTGTTGTGGGGTTTATGGGTAACTCAAACTCTTCTAGAGCCCAGTATCTAGAATGCAAAGATTCACCACAGCAAGCGAATTGTTATGATTGTGGCCTGTATGTTGCAGCTACTGCAAAGGCTATATGCTGCTGGTATGGAAGTGGACAGCCCGGAGAAGGCTTGTGGTTTTCTGTTGTGAAGGAGCAGGTCACTTCATCTGCTGTTACTGATTTGCGAAGCGAAATGCTAGGGCTCATTAGAAATTTGCAGTAA